CCGTTTATAAAATGAGGATTCCCTTGAACGGAGATATTATCCATATGACGTAAAGCGTCAGGACCCGCTGCAGAAATCGTGTCTTTTACATCTGTTTTAAGAAGTTCTGCTTTTTGAAGCCAAGAAACTTGCTGAGCTGAGGTTTCCCCTAGGATACCGTTGAGCGCACCAGACAAAGTATCAGGACGTAGAAAAGCGTTATTGGATGTTGATTCAAAGCCTGTAACACTGGGGGTGAGGGCAGTCGTATTCAAAGCGCCAGAAACGCTATCTTTCGCTATATTTACAGGAGATGAATTGTTGTCTGCCATGCCCGTCTGAACTTGGCGCATGGTAGCATTATAGTGATGACTTAAATCACTAAGATCATTTTTTGTAACAAAGGAAGGGCCAGAAAGCCCCCCACCAGGAAGAGTGGGGGAAGCATTTAAATGGGTATAAACCACGTATAAATATATTCCTATCTTTAAGATCTTCCTCGATAAGGCTAAAATCCAATATCAAGAAAGCTATAATTTAATGATCTTTAATCGAAACTCTTTTATTTGTGATCTAGCTAACATCGGAGATAAAATAGAAAACAAATTTTATATAATTTGTTCCACGCTAGAATGCACAGAACATCTTCTTAATACTTTCTATCTCAGATGTCCAGATTCTTTCTTCTAAATCACTTGGCGCACGCCAGTCTCCTCGTGGCGAGAGGCCAATATCAGGCAGTATTTTCGGTCCATTTGGCATTGCGCTTCGTTTAAATTGACTGAAATTGAAAAAGCGTTTCCCAAAGATTTCAAGCCATTTTAAGAGTTCTTTTGCCTCGTAGGAATGGCTGTTTTCTGTGCTGTGTTTTCCCCAGGCTTTTTGGAGAAGAAAAGCGATACGTTTCGGGCCTGCACCATATTTTAAAACATGCCATAGAATGAAATCTTGCAATGCGTAAGGTCCGATGGCGGATTCTGTGCTTTGAAGCGTATTTGGGTTATCACTTGGCAGGAGTTCCGGTGAAATAGGACGTTCTGCAATTTTTGCTAAAATTTCTCGAAGCGCAGAAGGATAGGTTTTTAGGGCATCTTTATTTGAAAAATAGCAAACAATTTGTTGAATAAGGGTTTTTGGAATACCCGCATTCACATTGTAATGTGCCATTTGATCCCCAACACCATAAGTACACCAGCCTAAGGCGAGTTCAGACAAATCACCTGTGCCGATGACAAGCGCATTCTGCTGTCCGGCTAAACGGAAAAGAAGATCTGTTCTAATACCTGCTTGCACATTTTCAAAGGTAAGATCTAGGCTATTCCTCATCTCATTTGGAGATATGTTGCCCTGAAGAGGAAAATCTTTTGCAGGATGATCCAAGCTTTGAAAGATTTTCTGACAAATGGGGCGGATATCAATATTTTTTATCTCAACTTGCAGGCTCTTCATAAGTTGTGCGCCAAGATCTTCGCTGGTTTTGGAAGTCCCATAACCAGTAAGCGAGCAAGCGATAATTTTATCGAAAGACCAGTTTAAAATCTCTGCTGAACGATGGCAGACTAGAAGCGCTAAGGCACTGTCAAGACCGCCTGAGACACCGATAACCATTTTGGAAGCTTTGCTGGCTTGAAGGCGCTTAGCGAGACCAACTGCTTGGTATTCTAAGACCTCAAGGGTATTTTCTGCCATGCTTTCTTTTTGAAAATGGAAAGGAAAGGGCGAAATATTTCTTTCAAAACCAATATCTTCGGAAATGGGGGAAAGATGAAATGCAATGAAAGTAAATTTATCTTTCGTCTTACGGGGAGGGAGCTGACGAAAATAGTTGGACCTAAGACGTTTTGCCCGTAGCGCTTGCAGATCAATGTCACGGATGAGGAGCTCTGGAGAATCTGGAAGGGAAGAGGCTATATCGCCAAGCATTTCTCCGGCTTCATAAATCATCATCTGACCGTCCCATACAAGATCGTTGGTAGATTCTCCCCAGCCAGAGGCGGCATAGATATAACCTGTCATAAGACGTTTTGCGTAAGAGGCACATAAAAGATGACGATCTTTTTTACGTCCGATCAGTCCAGGAGAAGCAGAAAGATTCGCAATGATTAAGGCTCCAGCCTCGATTTGCGCAATACCAGGGGAGTTTGGAACCCAAAGATCTTGACAGATTTCGACACCAAAGCACAAATCAGGAAAGTCTTTTGCTTGAAAAAGTAGATCTGTTCCAAAAGGATATGTTTTTCCCCAGAGAGAAATTTGCTGCTGTTGAACATTTTGGCCAGAGGCAAAATGGCGCGCCTCATAAAATTCGCCTTCCGAGAGGATATGCGTTTTAGGGACAAGTCCTAGAAGTATTCCTTTATGAAAAATGGCGGCGCAATTATAGAGGGTCTGGTTATGGCAAATGGGGAGACCGACAACGCCAACAGAATACCAATCCTTAGAGGCGTGAACAAGAATTTTAAGCGCTTCTAGCGCTTCATCAAGAATGGGGCGCTGAAAAAAAAGATCTTCAAGACTATAGCCTGTCAATGATAATTCCGGAAAGACGGTGACAGCAACCTGTTTTTTGTCACATTGCCGCATGATATTTGCCACCAGCTTGGCATTCTCCTTAGGCGCACCTAAGCGAATGGGATGGTGAGCCGCCGCAACACGGCAAAATCCTTGATGATAAATAGAATGGAAGCAATCTTTAGGCATTATTTATTTTTCGTTATTGAAATGAGATTTTGCAAAGATGAGAAGAAAAGTCCCTAGAAGTGTGAGCAGACTATAAATAAATCCCCATAATGTGAGGGGAAGACCAAAAAGATAGTCTGGTGTGTCACACGGCTTTGCCGGCAAGTCAGGTAAATCCTTGATAAGATTGAGATGCGTATGGGTGTAAAGACTTGTCTGTGCAGAGCAAGAAGCAAAAGGGCTTTCCCACCAGCCTTGTTCAACACCAATATGTAGAAAGCCTAATCCCAGAGAGGCAACAAGCGTTAAGCATCCAAGTGTGACAAAAAATGGAAAGCCACGATCCTTGAAAAAAAGAATAAGTAAACCGGTAAGGCTTAAAACAATCCAAGGTTTTCGTTCCAGATAGCAGAGCTCGCAAGGGACAAGGTAGAGGACATGCTGTAGAAATTGCGCCGTCCCAAAGGCAAAAATCCCTGCAAGAAGAAAGAAAATCCCTAAAAAGAAAGGGGAAGATAAGGGCTTGAAAGAAAATGTCATGTGGCGGCGTTTGCGTTCGTTGCTGAAGGCGCTCCAATTGGATTTAAAGTTCCCTCTGAAGCGGTGGCACTACGATCTTTTGACTTTTCGTGGTGGTGATGTTTGTGTTTTTTCTTCTTTTTAGATGTGTCTTCTGCCGGATTTGAAGCAAAAGGAAGATCAGTGGCCTTAGCTGGCGGTAAGGTGAGATTTCCAGGTGGCGGTGTCCCCGGTGTCAAAGTCGCCTGTTCTGTAGGGTCAGTAGGGGGTGCGACAGAATTTGTTATAGGCGCAGAAGTGTCCTGAAGAGGTGTTGTCACAGGTTTTGAGGAAACGAGAGGGGAAAGCTTGGGTGCTACTGGTTCTCCTGTGCAGCGGACAGCCTGAATACTATATAAGGGGCTGGGATAAATATTGACAGCAGGTTCTGCGGCCAAGAACCATCCTTCGAATTGCCGTTGCAAAGGCACTTCACCATCTTCATTCGTCTTGAGTGGAATTTCTGAGAGTCCTAATCGGATCGCCGTATCAGCCGGAAGACCAGCCGGTTTCTGATTGCAGGCGTAAAGCCGTAAGGTGAGGCGATGGAAAGTAACCGTTGTACCGACTGGGATTTCAAGTTCTTTGGTTTCAGAAGTCACACGATCTAAGATGCGGATTTCACCGATAGAGCGCCCTTCCCAGCTAGTGGCAGGATAGATCAAAGGTGCCGGAAGTAATGCCGGTGGTGTTTCCGGCGTGGCACGCATAGGCAATGTTGGTGTCGTTGGCGTAGCTGGTGCAGGCGGGGATGTCGTTTCTTTATTTTGTGTCTCAGTGGTGCTTGTGGGGAGCGGAGAGGCAGCAGGAATGGAGGGTGATTGTCCCGAACCTTGAGGCAAAACAGAAGATGATGGCGTTGTGTCTTGTGTTTGTGCAATGGCTGGCGTGTTTAAGAAAAGCGTAAGAAGGCCAAAACCGGCAGCAAGATAAAGGAGAAGCTTTTTCATTGCTTCGTTCATATTTTCTTTAGAAACGCCCATAGCCAGACCATCCTCAAAAACATCTTGTGTCATTTGAGTCAGTTCCATTTCATTCTCATGGAGAAGGCGAAGCTTTTCGCTGCATTCCAGCTTATCACCGTTTTCATCTCGCCAAGTGAAGTTTGGGGGTATATTCGACATATTTCAAAGCTTTTAAGAATGTTTTGAAGGGGGGGGCGCAGAATCTTTTTCACCGGCGGAAAAGACAAACTTACTAATGAGTTCTTCAAGGCTAACTGTACCTTGGGTATCTGAAATGACTTGATGCGGCTGTAGAATTTTTGTTTCTGCGCCTGGGGTTAAGGCAATATATTTGCCGCCCAAAAGAGAATCCGACGTGATAATGGCATTTGAATCAATGGGCAGTAAGATTTCTTTTTGCAAGGAAAAATCCGCATGTGCTTGCCATGTTTTCGGATCAATGAAAATTTTTTGAACAGTTCCAACTTTTACGCCTGCTAGACGAATATCAGAGCCTATCTCTAATCCATCAACCCGTGGGAAAACGGCTGAGAGCGAATAATGTCTCAGAGAGCGGTGGTGAAAAGAAGAAAAAGCCGTAAAAGCAATCAGACCGGCAATTAAAATGAGTAAAAATCCTGTCACAATTTCCCAAAAATTTTGTGTGGTTTTCGTAACTGGGAAAAAAGACATGATAAAAAACTGATCCTCCGAGGGTAGAGAGTACTATTCGGGGTAAAATTAACAGAAAAAAATCATCCTGACACTATCTATAATTATCCCCTAAAATCTTTCAGAGGTGATCTGTAGAATAAATGCTGCATTCTGAAGAGAGGGGTTGAGCTCTCTTAAAGATACGCTATTAAAGGAGCCTGTGTCTTTTTCTAGGGATGTTCTTCCCTCTGGGAATCGAGATATTTATTTTAATCCGTGGGGATGGGGTAACAACAGGGTTATGGCAGGAAAAAGATCTTCTTTCACATCTATTTGGCAACGTAATGGCCAAGAAAACTGCTGGGCAGGGGTCCAGATGCGTACCTTAGAGGTGGAGGATAGTTTTGATGAGGAAAGAGAAGCACGGAAAGTTATTTTCCCGGCGATCTGGCCTGATAGTGCAAGCTATGGCTTGGAACAGCTTGCCAGCGCTCCTGCGGGTACCGTGCGTTTGCAATCGGAATCTGCTTGGTGGCTAAATTTGATGGCACCACCTTTGGAGGGCGATTCTGACGCTGCTCTGGGAGATGGGTTTGTTGGGCTGTTGCTTTTAAGGCAAATGTCTCCTTCATTATCTTTATGGAAAAAAGACCTTTCTCAGTCACCCGCTTTTATTGTGCGCTTAAGTGCTTTTGTCGAAGAAGGTATTTTTCAAGCATCTCACTTTCTCGCTTGTTTGGAAATGGCTGCAAAAGGGCTGAAAAAAGCAGTTGAAAGTCGTACAAATCTTTCAATGCCGCTTCTCCCGATCTTTCAAGATGATGCAATAGATCTGTTTGAAACAGGGGGAAAAAAATCATCTGAAAATGCTTTGGAAGAAAAAGCAGTCTCTTTTGAGGCTTCCTTTCTCCTTACGGATTTGGATTCAGCCCTGGCTGAAATGGGATTGGAATACGATTCCAATGCAGGGCGCTATGCGGCGCAAGGTATTGTTGCCTTAGCAAAATTGGCGGCTTATGCAGGGGAGGAGAATTTTGCAGCGTTGGTTGGCACAGATTCTCTCGTACCTTTGGAGTCCCCACCGGAAATGCGGCACGCTGGTTTTGAGTTCTGCACAAGAATTTCACAGAATTTTCAAAAAAAACAACAGCAGATCTCTGAGACATCTTTAAAAAAATCTTTTAGAATTAAGGTTGGTTTTTCCTCTCAAAGTCCTGTTGAAAGTCTTCTTGGTGTGGAAGCATGTGGTTTGGCACCGATCTTTTCCCCTTTGGATGAGGCGGGAAAAATTAGGCACTCTTTTACGTCACGCCTATTGCGTAAAGGGTTAACGCCGGAAACAGCCTTAGCCTTAACAATGGCTGGAGAGAGAAATTTTACGATGCCTGGTAATGCGGCGCATCTGAAAATGCGGGAAGCCGTGGCAGAAATTGGTTGTGTTTTACCGCCAATTCCAAATTTTGAGACATGTGAAGTCAAAGCAAAGCTTGAAAGGGGCACACGTCGTTTGGTGCCGGCGCGTAAAAAAAGTTTAAGCGAGCATGTACTTTTAGATAATCGGGATCTTTTTTTTCAAGTTGGAGAATTTGAGGATGGTGCCCCTGCGGAATTGGAATTCCATATGCTCAAAGAATCTCCCCTTGCTAAAGGTTTAATGGCGTGCTTTGGGCAGGCTGTAAGCCTTGGTCTGCAATATGGCGTGCCGCTGGAAGCCTATGTTGAGCAATTTAAATATAGCGAGTTCCCACCCTTTGGCGAAATAGAGGGAGGGCGTAATATCAAACATGCAACCTCAATTTTAGA
The sequence above is drawn from the Acetobacteraceae bacterium genome and encodes:
- a CDS encoding DUF2155 domain-containing protein, which encodes MSNIPPNFTWRDENGDKLECSEKLRLLHENEMELTQMTQDVFEDGLAMGVSKENMNEAMKKLLLYLAAGFGLLTLFLNTPAIAQTQDTTPSSSVLPQGSGQSPSIPAASPLPTSTTETQNKETTSPPAPATPTTPTLPMRATPETPPALLPAPLIYPATSWEGRSIGEIRILDRVTSETKELEIPVGTTVTFHRLTLRLYACNQKPAGLPADTAIRLGLSEIPLKTNEDGEVPLQRQFEGWFLAAEPAVNIYPSPLYSIQAVRCTGEPVAPKLSPLVSSKPVTTPLQDTSAPITNSVAPPTDPTEQATLTPGTPPPGNLTLPPAKATDLPFASNPAEDTSKKKKKHKHHHHEKSKDRSATASEGTLNPIGAPSATNANAAT
- a CDS encoding NAD(+) synthase, which codes for MPKDCFHSIYHQGFCRVAAAHHPIRLGAPKENAKLVANIMRQCDKKQVAVTVFPELSLTGYSLEDLFFQRPILDEALEALKILVHASKDWYSVGVVGLPICHNQTLYNCAAIFHKGILLGLVPKTHILSEGEFYEARHFASGQNVQQQQISLWGKTYPFGTDLLFQAKDFPDLCFGVEICQDLWVPNSPGIAQIEAGALIIANLSASPGLIGRKKDRHLLCASYAKRLMTGYIYAASGWGESTNDLVWDGQMMIYEAGEMLGDIASSLPDSPELLIRDIDLQALRAKRLRSNYFRQLPPRKTKDKFTFIAFHLSPISEDIGFERNISPFPFHFQKESMAENTLEVLEYQAVGLAKRLQASKASKMVIGVSGGLDSALALLVCHRSAEILNWSFDKIIACSLTGYGTSKTSEDLGAQLMKSLQVEIKNIDIRPICQKIFQSLDHPAKDFPLQGNISPNEMRNSLDLTFENVQAGIRTDLLFRLAGQQNALVIGTGDLSELALGWCTYGVGDQMAHYNVNAGIPKTLIQQIVCYFSNKDALKTYPSALREILAKIAERPISPELLPSDNPNTLQSTESAIGPYALQDFILWHVLKYGAGPKRIAFLLQKAWGKHSTENSHSYEAKELLKWLEIFGKRFFNFSQFKRSAMPNGPKILPDIGLSPRGDWRAPSDLEERIWTSEIESIKKMFCAF
- a CDS encoding disulfide bond formation protein B — encoded protein: MTFSFKPLSSPFFLGIFFLLAGIFAFGTAQFLQHVLYLVPCELCYLERKPWIVLSLTGLLILFFKDRGFPFFVTLGCLTLVASLGLGFLHIGVEQGWWESPFASCSAQTSLYTHTHLNLIKDLPDLPAKPCDTPDYLFGLPLTLWGFIYSLLTLLGTFLLIFAKSHFNNEK
- a CDS encoding outer membrane lipid asymmetry maintenance protein MlaD; the protein is MSFFPVTKTTQNFWEIVTGFLLILIAGLIAFTAFSSFHHRSLRHYSLSAVFPRVDGLEIGSDIRLAGVKVGTVQKIFIDPKTWQAHADFSLQKEILLPIDSNAIITSDSLLGGKYIALTPGAETKILQPHQVISDTQGTVSLEELISKFVFSAGEKDSAPPPSKHS